A section of the Oryzias latipes chromosome 10, ASM223467v1 genome encodes:
- the LOC105354860 gene encoding transmembrane protein 121: protein MVPTPQVCVSTLVTVSTMAVVDLYLLEQSMLGARGLSGPSVWQYVAVLTGDVGFLLALRFVSAGMVSEARSPRRGFANALWFLFLSLLQLKLFFVCHNYRQERRPPDPLARKTLTLLLSICLPSLFLILTGADHMTPQRRKQEVRGRLLWVVVDLLDVLDLQAGLWEAQGASAPGAGAVVELKLPIWAEGLVFFYCYALLLLLPCVALTELGTTGLPGQRGPRREALYPWLSLVTINIFTLVLRSIGMLWYRDPRVSTVFLGKNLLALAVKLSSAWERHKQEHSAAGAGTVAGAEPGGSAVPSQNSEQEEAQPQGKAPPSHYHTLSRSQSHTLSHVSLEPSASPLGSSFISHEL from the coding sequence ATGGTGCCCACGCCCCAGGTGTGCGTCTCAACCCTGGTCACGGTGAGCACGATGGCAGTGGTGGACCTGTACCTGCTGGAGCAGAGCATGCTGGGAGCTCGTGGTCTGTCGGGACCCAGCGTGTGGCAGTATGTGGCGGTGTTGACAGGAGACGTGGGTTTCCTGCTCGCCTTGCGGTTCGTCTCAGCTGGCATGGTTTCGGAGGCACGGTCGCCGCGCCGGGGGTTTGCCAACGCCCTTTGGTTCCTCTttctgtccctcctccagctgaAGCTCTTCTTTGTCTGCCATAACTACAGACAGGAGCGCCGCCCGCCCGACCCGCTGGCCAGGAAAACCCTAACCCTCCTGCTGTCCATTTGCTTGCCCTCCCTGTTTCTCATCTTGACAGGAGCCGACCACATGACCCCGCAGCGCAGGAAACAGGAGGTGCGGGGTCGGCTCCTGTGGGTGGTGGTTGACTTGCTCGATGTGTTGGACCTGCAAGCTGGACTGTGGGAAGCGCAGGGAGCATCTGCACCGGGTGCTGGAGCGGTTGTTGAGCTCAAGCTGCCTATCTGGGCGGAAGGCCTGGTCTTCTTTTACTGCTACGCCCTCTTGCTACTGCTGCCATGCGTGGCCCTTACAGAGCTGGGGACAACTGGCCTGCCAGGACAGAGGGGGCCCCGTAGGGAGGCTTTGTACCCCTGGCTCAGCTTAGTCACGATCAACATCTTCACCCTAGTCCTGAGGAGCATAGGCATGCTGTGGTACAGAGACCCCCGCGTGTCGACTGTGTTTCTAGGAAAAAACCTGCTGGCTCTGGCTGTAAAGCTGAGCTCTGCCTGGGAGAGACACAAGCAGGAGCACAGTGCTGCAGGAGCTGGAACTGTGGCTGGAGCAGAACCAGGAGGCTCTGCGGTGCCGAGCCAGAATTCAGAGCAGGAAGAGGCCCAGCCTCAGGGCAAAGCTCCTCCCTCTCATTATCACACACTGTCCCGCTCCCAAAGCCACACGCTCTCCCACGTCAGCCTGGAACCCTCAGCATCGCCCTTAGGATCCTCTTTCATCTCCCATGAACTGTAG